In Treponema vincentii, a single window of DNA contains:
- a CDS encoding TIGR03546 family protein: MISYIAKLLKSLNTNSHPGEIAHAVAIGVLLGFMPKDNALWYLLFVFFPFVRMNKGAFLLTVLIASLLARFFDPLFDSIGYGVLTFSPLKPVYAALLDIPFVAFTKFNNTIVAGSLVFSLILYIPVYIVVRIFIKSWRTHLAPALARSKFMQAFYHVPFVAKIISFFTEV, translated from the coding sequence ATCACTCAATACGAATTCGCATCCGGGTGAAATCGCTCATGCCGTTGCAATTGGGGTGCTCCTCGGCTTTATGCCGAAAGACAACGCACTGTGGTACCTGCTGTTTGTGTTTTTTCCTTTTGTACGTATGAACAAAGGCGCCTTTCTGCTTACGGTACTCATTGCAAGTTTGCTTGCTCGGTTTTTTGATCCGCTGTTCGACTCGATAGGCTACGGTGTATTGACTTTCTCACCTTTAAAGCCGGTCTATGCCGCTTTGCTCGACATTCCCTTTGTCGCCTTTACAAAATTCAACAACACGATAGTCGCCGGCTCTCTTGTGTTTAGCCTTATACTGTATATTCCGGTATATATTGTGGTAAGAATTTTCATTAAATCTTGGCGCACGCATCTCGCACCGGCGCTTGCGCGGAGCAAATTTATGCAAGCCTTTTATCACGTGCCCTTTGTCGCGAAAATTATCAGCTTTTTTACTGAGGTATAA